From Desulfuromonas soudanensis, the proteins below share one genomic window:
- a CDS encoding GGDEF domain-containing protein encodes MRGKTVTFRSGETPSRNNPEILLRQLVAIALVSIVAILSLAGYGIYRVYAGQVIANAETLAIHVSEVLVAQERGLLLEKGEDGGIGVVLRSEEIPDLDRRLRRFLRPFSIVKIKIFAADSTIVYSTDASIIGIKDEGNPRLNRALSGQNDSQFVTKDRVLDLAEEQIIDVDVVETYVPIRVGLERVVGAIEIYVDVTGYRQEIREVVTRTVILLGLTLMAVFFCSFLVVRKATLQLKTVQDQLQRLATTDPLTGIFNRREILDRADRELRRIRRSRLRSLENVIGFIMIDIDHFKKINDSFGHQCGDAVLCELARRLKGAVRGYDVIGRYGGEEFLAVLPGASSAKVRAVGLRMLETLAGRPVEVRGQSLSVTGSFGIAVTRTGEDDIEPALRRADAALYRAKMKGRNRVCGAEEGPVRTAVEEGEEETGPEDTL; translated from the coding sequence ATGAGAGGTAAAACTGTGACATTTCGATCAGGGGAGACCCCGAGCCGCAACAATCCGGAGATTTTGCTGCGGCAGCTCGTCGCCATCGCCCTGGTGTCCATAGTCGCCATCCTCTCCCTTGCCGGCTACGGGATCTATCGGGTTTACGCCGGGCAGGTCATCGCCAACGCCGAGACCTTGGCCATCCACGTCAGCGAAGTGCTGGTGGCCCAGGAGAGGGGGCTTCTGCTGGAGAAAGGGGAAGACGGCGGCATCGGAGTCGTTCTGCGTTCCGAAGAAATCCCCGACCTGGATCGGCGACTGCGCCGTTTTCTGCGCCCGTTTTCCATCGTCAAGATCAAGATATTTGCCGCCGACAGCACCATCGTTTACAGCACCGACGCAAGCATCATCGGTATTAAGGACGAGGGGAACCCCCGCCTGAACCGGGCCCTCTCCGGGCAGAACGATTCGCAGTTCGTGACCAAGGACCGGGTCCTCGACCTGGCCGAGGAACAGATCATCGACGTCGACGTGGTCGAAACCTACGTGCCGATCCGGGTCGGCCTCGAGCGGGTGGTCGGTGCCATTGAAATCTACGTCGACGTTACCGGCTACCGCCAGGAGATCCGTGAGGTCGTGACCCGCACGGTGATCCTTCTCGGACTCACTCTGATGGCGGTCTTTTTTTGTTCCTTCCTCGTCGTCCGCAAGGCGACGCTCCAGCTCAAGACGGTCCAGGACCAGCTGCAAAGACTGGCCACCACCGATCCCCTCACCGGGATCTTTAATCGCCGGGAGATTCTCGACCGGGCAGACCGCGAGCTGCGCAGGATTCGCCGCAGCCGCCTGCGGAGCCTCGAGAACGTTATCGGCTTCATCATGATCGATATCGATCATTTCAAAAAGATCAACGACAGCTTCGGCCATCAATGCGGCGACGCTGTCCTTTGCGAACTTGCCCGAAGGCTCAAGGGAGCGGTCCGCGGCTATGACGTCATCGGTCGTTACGGCGGCGAGGAATTCCTCGCTGTCCTCCCCGGCGCCTCTTCGGCGAAGGTCCGCGCCGTCGGTCTGCGGATGCTCGAAACGCTGGCGGGTCGCCCCGTCGAGGTCAGGGGGCAGAGCCTTTCGGTCACGGGGAGTTTCGGGATAGCGGTCACCCGAACCGGCGAGGACGACATCGAACCGGCTCTGCGCCGGGCGGACGCTGCCCTTTACCGGGCCAAGATGAAGGGGCGCAACCGGGTCTGCGGCGCCGAAGAGGGTCCGGTCCGTACCGCCGTTGAGGAGGGGGAGGAGG
- the rlmKL gene encoding bifunctional 23S rRNA (guanine(2069)-N(7))-methyltransferase RlmK/23S rRNA (guanine(2445)-N(2))-methyltransferase RlmL, giving the protein MTDTLEFFATAPRGVESLLAAELRALGAEVIAETGSGVSFRGPLETGYRACLWSRLASRILLPLARFPALTPEEVYSGAASISWGDHLESDGTLTVDCSLRHSPLTHSHYASLKVKDAVVDQFRDACGVRPSVARERPDLRINLHLERTEGVLSIDLSGESLHRRGYREEGMAAPLKENLAAAILLRCNWPGIAAAGGGLVDPMCGSGTLPIEAALIAADIAPGLTREHFGFLAWLGHDASLWERLLEEASLRRDQGLAALPPIAGYDADPRAIRAARANAARAGLAERISFEEQELSDLKAPPGQDGVPGLLVVNPPYGERLGELQGLKPLYATLGERLRQHFSGWKAAVFTGNPELGKALAMRSRRIHSLFNGALSCQLLHFDIDPQWFYREPVIAVPGESPRWGEGPQMLANRLAKNLKNLGRWASREGISCYRLYDADLPEYAVAVDVYQDWVHVQEYEAPKTIDPKLAATRLQEAMAVIPVALGVAQERVFLKVRRRQKGNEQYRKLDQTGEFHEVGEGACRFLVNFTDYLDTGLFLDHRLTRAMIGELAEGKRFLNLFAYTGTATVHAAMGGALSTVTVDMSRTYLGWAKKNMALNGFADRRHEFVQADCLEWLATSRRRFGLIFLDPPTFSNSKSVEDSFDVQRDHVALLQSTVALLEPEGVLIFSNNNRRFKMDRESLPGLEIEDISRRTIPKDFERSPRIHNCWKIRRL; this is encoded by the coding sequence TTGACTGACACCCTTGAATTTTTTGCCACCGCCCCCCGCGGCGTCGAATCCCTCCTCGCCGCCGAACTGCGCGCCCTCGGCGCCGAGGTGATCGCCGAGACCGGCTCCGGCGTGAGCTTTCGCGGCCCCCTCGAGACCGGCTATCGGGCCTGCCTCTGGTCGCGCCTGGCCAGCCGCATCCTCCTGCCGCTGGCGCGTTTTCCCGCCTTGACGCCGGAGGAGGTTTACAGCGGTGCGGCGTCCATTTCCTGGGGAGACCATCTCGAATCCGACGGCACCCTGACCGTCGACTGTTCGCTGCGCCACTCCCCCCTGACGCACAGCCATTACGCCTCTCTCAAGGTCAAGGACGCCGTCGTCGACCAGTTCCGCGACGCCTGCGGAGTGCGCCCCTCCGTGGCCCGGGAGCGCCCCGACCTGCGCATCAATCTCCATCTCGAGCGCACCGAGGGGGTCCTCTCCATCGATCTTTCCGGGGAGAGCCTGCACCGCCGCGGCTACCGCGAGGAGGGGATGGCTGCCCCCCTGAAGGAGAACCTGGCAGCGGCCATCCTCTTGCGCTGCAACTGGCCCGGGATCGCCGCCGCCGGCGGGGGGCTGGTCGACCCCATGTGCGGCTCGGGGACGCTCCCCATCGAGGCGGCCCTGATCGCCGCCGATATCGCCCCCGGTCTGACCCGGGAGCATTTCGGTTTTCTCGCCTGGCTGGGGCACGATGCCTCCCTCTGGGAGCGCCTCCTCGAAGAGGCTAGCCTTCGTCGCGACCAGGGGCTCGCCGCCCTCCCGCCGATCGCCGGCTACGATGCCGATCCGAGGGCGATCCGCGCCGCCCGGGCCAACGCCGCCCGGGCCGGGCTCGCCGAGCGGATCTCCTTCGAAGAGCAGGAGCTCTCCGACCTGAAGGCTCCTCCCGGGCAGGACGGGGTTCCCGGCCTGCTGGTGGTCAACCCCCCCTACGGCGAGCGCCTCGGTGAACTGCAGGGGCTCAAGCCCCTCTACGCCACCCTTGGCGAGCGGCTCCGTCAACACTTTTCCGGCTGGAAGGCGGCGGTCTTTACCGGCAATCCCGAACTCGGCAAGGCTCTGGCCATGCGCAGCCGGCGCATCCATTCCCTGTTCAACGGCGCTCTGTCCTGCCAGCTCCTCCATTTCGACATCGACCCCCAGTGGTTCTACCGCGAGCCGGTGATCGCCGTTCCCGGCGAATCGCCCCGCTGGGGCGAGGGGCCGCAGATGCTCGCCAACCGGCTGGCCAAGAACCTGAAGAATCTCGGCCGCTGGGCCAGCCGCGAGGGGATTTCCTGCTATCGTCTTTACGATGCCGATCTCCCCGAGTATGCCGTCGCCGTGGACGTCTACCAGGACTGGGTGCATGTCCAGGAGTACGAGGCCCCCAAAACCATCGATCCGAAGCTGGCCGCGACCCGTCTGCAGGAAGCGATGGCGGTCATCCCCGTCGCTCTCGGGGTGGCGCAGGAAAGGGTCTTTCTCAAGGTGCGCCGCCGCCAGAAGGGGAACGAGCAGTACCGCAAGCTCGACCAGACGGGGGAATTCCACGAGGTTGGCGAAGGGGCCTGCCGGTTTCTCGTCAATTTCACCGACTATCTCGACACCGGGCTCTTCCTCGACCACCGCCTGACCCGGGCCATGATCGGGGAACTCGCCGAAGGGAAGCGCTTTCTCAACCTTTTCGCCTATACCGGCACCGCCACCGTACATGCCGCCATGGGGGGGGCGCTCTCGACGGTGACTGTCGACATGTCCCGCACCTATCTCGGCTGGGCGAAAAAAAATATGGCGCTGAACGGTTTTGCCGACCGTCGCCACGAATTCGTCCAGGCCGACTGCCTCGAGTGGCTCGCCACAAGCCGGCGCCGCTTCGGCCTCATCTTTCTCGATCCGCCGACCTTCTCCAATTCCAAATCGGTGGAGGATAGCTTCGATGTCCAGCGCGACCATGTGGCGCTGCTGCAGAGCACCGTCGCCCTTCTCGAACCGGAGGGGGTGCTGATCTTCTCCAACAACAACCGGCGCTTCAAGATGGACAGGGAGAGTCTTCCCGGGCTGGAGATCGAGGACATCAGCCGCCGGACGATCCCGAAGGATTTCGAGCGCAGTCCGCGGATCCACAATTGCTGGAAAATCCGCCGCCTTTGA
- a CDS encoding OmpA family protein produces MQSLADYLVSHPEARLVVEGHTDSVGPAAFNLQLSLIRAEKVRRTLIERYGVSAERVEARGFGESLPQADNSTPEGRQKNRRVLVRLLR; encoded by the coding sequence CTGCAGAGTCTGGCCGACTACCTTGTCAGTCACCCGGAGGCGCGGCTGGTGGTCGAGGGGCATACGGACAGTGTCGGCCCCGCGGCCTTCAACCTCCAGCTTTCCCTGATTCGCGCCGAAAAGGTCCGGCGCACCCTTATCGAACGGTACGGGGTTTCCGCCGAGCGGGTTGAGGCCAGAGGCTTCGGTGAAAGTCTGCCGCAAGCCGACAACAGCACCCCCGAGGGACGCCAGAAAAACCGGCGCGTTCTCGTTCGACTCCTGCGCTAG